The following DNA comes from Candidatus Baltobacteraceae bacterium.
GGCTTCGTCGACGCGCATGCGCATCCGCTCTTCGCCGGCGACCGCGAACCCGACTTTGCCTCGCGCCTGCGCGGCGATACACCGCAGCTCGGCATGCTCTACACGGTCGAGCGCACGCGTGATGCGCTGCTCGATCCCGAATCATTCTACGACGGCGTCGTGCGGCCGCGCCTGCAAACGATGCTCGCGCACGGAACGACGACGCTCGAAACGAAGACCGGCTACGCGCTGCACAAGCCGGGCGAAGACGCACTGCTCGACCTGATCGCCGCGCACCGGGACGATGCCGACGTTCCCGCGATGATCGGTACGTTTTTGGGCGCGCATGCGCTGCCGCCGGAGTTCACCCGAGAAGGGGACTACGTCGACTACTTGATCGACCAGATCGTTCCGACCGCCGCGGCCCACGGAGCCGTCTACGCCGACGCGTTCTGCGAGCCCGGTTTCTTCTCGCCCGATGCGACACGGCGCTATCTGGAAGCGTGTGCGGCGGCGGGCATGCGACTGCGCGTGCATTGCGACGAGATGAGCTTTGGCGCCGCCGCCGAGATGGCGGTTGGCCTCGGGGTCGACGCCGTCGATCATTGCAACTACATCCGCGAGCAGGACGTGCGGGCGATCGCTGAAGCGGGCATCGTCACCGTCGCCTGCCCCGCGACGATCGCATATCTCGGATTGGCAAACCGCACGCCGGTGCGTGCCCTCCTCGAGCGCGGCGGTGACGTCGCGCTCGCCAGCGACTACAATCCCGGCACCTCGCCGTGCTTCAACGTGCAGACGGTTGCGTATTTCGGCCGCGCGCTCTTCGGACTCTCGGCTCCCGAGGCGCTCTACGGCGTGACGCGCGCCCCCGCGCGCTCGCTGCGGCGGAACGCGGGCGTGCTTCGCGCCGGCGGCGCCGCCGACTTCGTGGCGCTTGCGCTCGAATCACCCGACGAATTCGGTTGGCTGTTCGGCGGCAACCTGGCGGCCGCGGTCGTGCATCGCGGCATGCTGATCGAATGAAGCCGGGAGCGAACGAAGTGGTGCGCTGCGCGCGCGCGCTGATCGGTGGAGAGGTTCGCCGCGATTACGCGTTCGTGGTCGACGACGGAACG
Coding sequences within:
- a CDS encoding amidohydrolase family protein, with the protein product MLTLVRARTIVPCDGDAPQNGVTFADLGRIDDAALLIEGERIAAVGPRAQIERSVHGGVEELDLRDCVIVPGFVDAHAHPLFAGDREPDFASRLRGDTPQLGMLYTVERTRDALLDPESFYDGVVRPRLQTMLAHGTTTLETKTGYALHKPGEDALLDLIAAHRDDADVPAMIGTFLGAHALPPEFTREGDYVDYLIDQIVPTAAAHGAVYADAFCEPGFFSPDATRRYLEACAAAGMRLRVHCDEMSFGAAAEMAVGLGVDAVDHCNYIREQDVRAIAEAGIVTVACPATIAYLGLANRTPVRALLERGGDVALASDYNPGTSPCFNVQTVAYFGRALFGLSAPEALYGVTRAPARSLRRNAGVLRAGGAADFVALALESPDEFGWLFGGNLAAAVVHRGMLIE